In Rutidosis leptorrhynchoides isolate AG116_Rl617_1_P2 chromosome 2, CSIRO_AGI_Rlap_v1, whole genome shotgun sequence, one genomic interval encodes:
- the LOC139892385 gene encoding PLASMODESMATA CALLOSE-BINDING PROTEIN 3-like: MATLVLLILLFFMVAHSSATWCVCKKGGNDKVLQMAIDYACGNGADCTQTHQGGRCYNPDTVIDHCNYAVNSYFQNKGQTPEACNFNGAAMVVTADPSYNGCSYPSSASGTTVTNGNTKAPGSTTVTTGGTTTNPYGNNPTNTGILGGGIGPGMGPSGAGINTDVSHGFMLYQERTSFGLLAIMGSAFVMLWLD; encoded by the exons ATGGCTACTCTTGTTCTTCTTATACTTTTGTTCTTCATGGTTGCTCACTCCA GTGCAACATGGTGTGTATGCAAGAAAGGTGGAAATGATAAGGTTCTACAAATGGCAATAGACTATGCTTGTGGTAATGGTGCAGACTGCACTCAAACACACCAAGGTGGCAGATGCTACAACCCAGACACAGTCATTGACCATTGCAACTATGCAGTCAACAGCTATTTTCAAAATAAGGGTCAGACCCCTGAGGCCTGTAATTTCAATGGTGCAGCCATGGTGGTCACTGCTGATCCAA GTTACAATGGGTGTTCATATCCATCTTCTGCTAG TGGCACCACTGTGACAAATGGCAACACGAAGGCACCGGGGTCCACGACTGTGACAACTGGCGGCACCACCACTAATCCATATGGCAACAACCCAACTAACACGGGCATATTAGGAGGTGGAATTGGCCCGGGTATGGGTCCGTCTGGAGCTGGTATTAACACGGATGTTAGCCATGGATTCATGTTATATCAAGAAAGGACCAGTTTTGGCTTGTTAGCTATCATGGGTTCAGCATTTGTAATGCTTTGGTTAGATTGA
- the LOC139892386 gene encoding protein CANDIDATE G-PROTEIN COUPLED RECEPTOR 2-like translates to MINDTIGSIPSITDIDHDDHHATSASLSSSPLSQTNCHGLWYTIILSIPAVLFVLYLGFHLKKNIKKLRNRRSHVMITYYVLLWFSATLNLAWCSLQVWQCVPGKELSWNLLSLLTSLGTLCLEISLVAFLLQESYASGLETLAHTFIVSGVIVGADILLKAICVFGFHVPLFIDGETTHRGKWGLWALDELLLTCTYGYILFVHYSKWRDKLPPRPSFYNYVVVMFVVTGIALFGCGFASLGVGFGLWLYNFMVICYHTLYLPFVYVTFLADFFQEEDLLLDNAYYSEMKDAGFFDSDLE, encoded by the exons ATGATAAACGATACAATTGGAAGTATTCCATCCATAACCGACATCGATCATGATGATCATCATGCCACATCAGCATCTCTGTCATCGTCACCGTTGAGTCAGACAAATTGCCATGGATTATGGTACACGATCATTCTATCAATCCCAGCGGTATTATTTGTACTGTATCTAGGGTTTCATCTGAAAAAGAACATTAAGAAGCTTCGTAATCGTCGCTCACATGTTATGATCACTTATTATGTTCTTCTATGGTTCTCTGCTACCCTTAATCTCGCTTGGTGCTCTCTTCAG GTGTGGCAATGCGTTCCTGGAAAGGAGTTATCGTGGAATCTGTTGTCACTGCTTACATCATTGGGAACACTCTGTTTAGAGATCAGTTTGGTAGCCTTCTTACTTCAAGAAAGTTATGCAAGTGGGTTGGAAACATTAGCTCACACCTTCATTGTTTCAGGGGTCATTGTTGGAGCAGATATACTTCTAAAG GCAATTTGTGTGTTTGGATTCCATGTCCCACTTTTCATTGATGGTGAAACCACCCATCGAGGGAAGTGGGGTTTGTGGGCGCTTGATGAACTTTTGCTGACATGCACTTACGGCTATATTCTTTTTGTGCATTATTCGAAGTGGAGAGACAAGCTACCTC CTAGACCATCATTCTACAACTACGTTGTTGTCATGTTTGTGGTCACCGGAATTGCATTATTTGGTTGTGGGTTTGCTTCACTTGGCGTGGGCTTTGGACTTTG GCTGTATAATTTCATGGTTATCTGCTACCACACACTATATCTTCCGTTTGTTTACGTTACCTTCCTAGCGGATTTCTTCCAG GAAGAGGACTTGCTTTTGGACAATGCTTACTACTCTGAGATGAAGGATGCTGGGTTTTTCGATTCTGACTTGGAATAA